DNA from Asanoa sp. WMMD1127:
CTCCCAGATCGCACCCTTCGGGAATCGATTTGGTCCACCACTCGCTGCGCCGATGCCTGGAGAGGATCATGTTCCCAGAAGCGGAGGACGATCCAGCCATCTTCCTTCAAATCTCTGTTCGTCAGCATGTCGCGTTCAACTGTGCGAGCCAGCTTTGGCGCCCAATACCATTCATTCGCCGATGGCACCCTGCCGTGCTGTGGACATGAATGCCAGAAACAGGAATCGTAGAAAACCGCCACACGCTGACGGGTAAAGACGATATCTGGTCTTACGCGACGGCCGCTACTTAGCCGCAACGACAAGTCCTTTCGAAAGCGAAGGCCCGCTCGATGCAAAGCCGATCGTAACACCCTCTCAGGTTTGGTATCAGACCTTCGGATAGCCTGCATATTCCGAGATCGCCCCTCGGACGACGGCTCGGGAGTAGTCCCATTACGACGTGCGCGCAACCT
Protein-coding regions in this window:
- a CDS encoding very short patch repair endonuclease is translated as MADGDRRLIRPVQVERAVERRLRARRNGTTPEPSSEGRSRNMQAIRRSDTKPERVLRSALHRAGLRFRKDLSLRLSSGRRVRPDIVFTRQRVAVFYDSCFWHSCPQHGRVPSANEWYWAPKLARTVERDMLTNRDLKEDGWIVLRFWEHDPLQASAQRVVDQIDSRRVRSGR